Below is a genomic region from Jiangella gansuensis DSM 44835.
CCTAGCGGACCTGCAGGCCTACCTCGAAGTCTGCTGCTGAGGCGCCGCGGATAAATCGCTCTCACGTCACCGCCGCGGAGCTGGAGCCGAAGCTGGACAAGGCGCCGCCGTGGCTGCTGGTGTCGAACCTCGACGGCACACTCGTCGGTGTCGTCTGGCCGGACGACGTCCGCAACGCTGCCGCCGCCGAAGAGGCCGGATTCGAGCTGGCCGGCATCTCCGACCGCTACCACCCGTGGTCACCCGGCGAGGAGTCAGAGGCGCCGCGGCGGGTACGGCGCTCATCAAGATGCCCCGGCGACGGTCCGTGGCAGGCCGGTCGCGCCCGGGACGAGCGAAGGGCGTAGTGACAGTGAGCAGTGATGACGACGTGAGGTTCACCCCCGCCGGCGACGACAGCGCCGACGACCCGTACGCGGGCGTCCGTGAGACCACCGAGGGCCCGGTGTACACCGTCACCGGCGAGGACTGGGACGACGTGGTGAACGCCGCGGTGGTGGGTGAGGAGCGCATCGTGGTCAACATGGGCCCGCAGCACCCGTCCACGCACGGTGTGCTCCGGCTGATCCTCGAGCTCGACGGCGAGACCGTCACCGAGGCGCGGTGCGGCATCGGCTACCTGCACACTGGCATCGAGAAGAACATGGAGTATCGGACGTGGACCCAGGGGGTCACGTTCGTGACCCGCATGGACTACCTGTCCCCGTTCTTCAACGAGGCCGCCTACGTGCTGGGTGTCGAGAAGCTGCTCGGCATCACCGACCAGGTCCCGGACCGGGCGACGGTGCTGCGGGTGATGTTGATGGAGCTCAACCGGGTCTCCTCGCATCTGGTGGCGCTCGCGACCGCGGGGATGGAGATGGGCGCGTTGACGATCATGACGATGGGGTTCCGTGAGCGTGAGCGGACGTTGGATGTGTTCGAGTTGATCACCGGTCTGCGGATGAACCACGGGTACTTCCGGCCCGGCGGGGTGGCGCAGGATCTGCCGCCCGGTGCGGTGGAGGCCGTCCGTGAGTATCTGGGGTGGATGTGGGACCACCTTGGGCAGTACGAGGCGCTGTTGAACGAGAACCAGATCTTCAAGGGCCGCACAGTCGGGATCGGCTACCTGGACCTGCAGGCGTGTATGGCGCTGGGTGTCACGGGCCCGGTGCTGCGCTCGACGGGCCTGCCGTGGGATCTGCGCAAGTCGCAGCCGTACTGCGGCTACGAGACCTACGAGTTCGACGTCCCGACGCGTGACACGTGTGACGCCTATGGGCGTTATCGCATCCGCATCGAGGAGATGAAGGAGTCGTTGAAGATCGTCGAGCAGTGCCTGGACCGGCTGGAACCGGGGCCGGTGATGGTCGGTGACAAGAAGATCGCGTGGCCGGCTCAGCTGGCCATCGGCAGCGACGGTCTCGGGAATTCGCTGGACCACATCCGGCACATCATGGGTGAGTCGATGGAGGCGCTGATCCACCACTTCAAGCTGGTCACCGAGGGCTTCCGGGTCCCGGCCGGCGAGGTGTACGTGCCGGTGGAGTCGCCGCGCGGGGAGCTGGGCGCGCACGTGGTGTCCGACGGCGGTACCCGGCCGTGGCGGGTGCATGTTCGCGACCCGTCGTTCAACAACCTGCAGGCGGTGCCGGCGATGTGTGAAGGCGGCATGATCGCCGACGTCATCGTGGCCGTCGCGAGCATCGACCCGGTGATGGGCGGGTGCGACCGGTGACCCAGGACGGCGAGCCGCGGCCGCTGGATCCCAGTGACCATGAGCCGACCGGCACCGAGCCGGTCCAGGCGCGGTCGGCCTACCGTCTGAGGCTCGCCTTCGCGGCGGTCGGTTTCGCGCTCGGCATCGCCGGGATCATCGGGTTCGGCCGGCTGATGACGGATGACCGGGACCCGTCGGTGATGTGGTTGCTGGTCCTCAGTGCCCTGGTCGTCGTGACCGCGGCACTGGACATCGCCGTCATCCTCCGCCGGCGCATTCCGTAGCCACCACTTTCTGTACTCCGTCAAGGCGGCTCGCAAGCTCGCCGCAGCCGCGTGCGGCCTAGCGGCCGTTCCGGGCGACCGGACGGCGGCACGAGAAGGGCCGGTGACGGCGTGAGAGTCATTCTCACCGTCACCGGCCTGGTGATGCACATGCAGCACGACGACACCATCACGGACCACGACACCAGATCGGCCGGCCGGAACGACGAACGGCACGATCCAGCACCGCCGAACGCGAACCGTGGCCCGGCTGCGTGATCTCCCCATCCCCCTCATGTCTGGACGATCGGCCACCACTCCGCGAGTCAAGGGCACTCCTCTGCGCTCCGTGTCGCTTCGCGATCTACGACCCTTGACACGCTCCACTCCGGCCTTGAGGCGGCAGTTATGAGGAGGCCGGGGCGGAGTAGGCGCACGGGCGAGCGCGACGGCGGTCGTGCAACATACGTGCAACTTGCGGCGGCGATTCCCGGTCGGAACCGGTCTCTCACGGTCAACCAGCGTCGGACGTTCGCGCTGGTCAGAGAGTGCCCCCGGCAGGATTCGAACCTGCGACCCTCCGCTT
It encodes:
- a CDS encoding NADH-quinone oxidoreductase subunit D — translated: MRFTPAGDDSADDPYAGVRETTEGPVYTVTGEDWDDVVNAAVVGEERIVVNMGPQHPSTHGVLRLILELDGETVTEARCGIGYLHTGIEKNMEYRTWTQGVTFVTRMDYLSPFFNEAAYVLGVEKLLGITDQVPDRATVLRVMLMELNRVSSHLVALATAGMEMGALTIMTMGFRERERTLDVFELITGLRMNHGYFRPGGVAQDLPPGAVEAVREYLGWMWDHLGQYEALLNENQIFKGRTVGIGYLDLQACMALGVTGPVLRSTGLPWDLRKSQPYCGYETYEFDVPTRDTCDAYGRYRIRIEEMKESLKIVEQCLDRLEPGPVMVGDKKIAWPAQLAIGSDGLGNSLDHIRHIMGESMEALIHHFKLVTEGFRVPAGEVYVPVESPRGELGAHVVSDGGTRPWRVHVRDPSFNNLQAVPAMCEGGMIADVIVAVASIDPVMGGCDR
- a CDS encoding DUF6343 family protein — its product is MTQDGEPRPLDPSDHEPTGTEPVQARSAYRLRLAFAAVGFALGIAGIIGFGRLMTDDRDPSVMWLLVLSALVVVTAALDIAVILRRRIP